The genomic interval ACCGCGCGATCCCTGGCCACCACGAGGGCGACCTGATCATCGGCATCAACCGGTCAGCGATCGGCACCGTCGTCGAACGCACAACGGGCTACACCACCCTGGTCCACCTGCCCCGCGAGGCGGGCTGGCGTGAGCAGCCGCTCGTGAAGAACGGTCCCGCGCTCTCCGGCTATGGCGCCATCTCGATGAACAAGGCCCTCGCCCGAGCGCTGGCGTCGATGCCTGACGATCTCAAGCGCTCCCTGACCTGGGACCGCGGCAAAGAGATGTCGGCCCACGCACAGTTCACCATCGACACCGGTCTCAAGGTCTACTTCGCCGATCCGCGCAGCCCGTGGCAGCGCGGCACGAACGAGAACACCAACGGGCTGCTCCGGCAGTACTTCCCCAAGGGCACCGACCTCTCGAGGTGGGATGCCGCAGACCTGGCCGCGGTTGCTCACGCCCTCAACACACGGCCGCGGAAGAGGCTCGGCTGGCGAACCCCGGCCGAAGCGTGGGACGAGCACCTACGATCTACCGAACAGCAACGTGTTGCGACGACCAGTTGATTCCGCCGACCGATCCGTGATCGCTGTGGAAGATCGCCCCGGCCAGGGAGCCGCGCACGCCGGCGGCCATCGTCAGGGCGTCGGCGACGAGGTCGGTGCGCATGTGGTCGGCCAGCGCCCACCCGGCGAGCTTGCGTGAGTGCAGGTCGATCACCGTGGCCAGGTACCAGTTCGAGCCGTCCGCGATGGGGACGTACGTGATATCGCCGACGTAGCGGCAGTTGACCGCCTCGGCGGTGAAGTCCCGCCCGAGCAGGTCGGGGAACTTGCGACCCGACTGATCCGGGACCGTGGTCCGCACGCGGCGGCGCAGCCGGATCCCGGCCAGCCCGTGGTCGCGCATGACCCGGGCGACGCGCTTGTGGTTCACCCGCTCACGGTCGGGCGCCCCGTCGTTGAGCTCGCCGGTGACCCTGGGGGCACCGTAGGCACGGTCCCCACCCCGGGCGGGGTCCTGAGCTGCCCGGATGCGGGCGGCCAGCGCCTCGTCCGCGGCCGCCCTCGCGTGACGTCTCGGGGCGGCCTTGACCCAGTCGTAGTACGACGAGCGGGCCACCTGAACGACCTGGCACAACCGCTTCACCTCGAAGGCGTGCTGGTGGTCGGCGACGAACTGGAAGCGGTTCACCAGCGCGTCTCCCCGGCGACGCTTCTATGTCTCGTGTCAAGCCGACAGGGCCCACATCTGCCGATAGAGCTGGCGGGCGATGTACCGCTTGAGGCAGCGGCGGATCTCTCGGGGGTGCGTCCTTCTGCGGTGCGCCGGGCGACGTACGCGCGGGTCTCCTCGTCGTGCACCATGCGGACCTTCGCGACGATGTCGAGTGCCATGTTGAGATGCCGGTCGCCGCTGCGAGACAGTCGGTGGCGTGTCGTCTTCCCCGAGGACGCCGGCAGCGGGGCGGTGCCGGCGAGGGCGGCGAAGGCGGCCTCGGAGCGGACGCGTCCTCGGTGCGACCAGACGGTCAGGAGCGTCGCGGCGACGACCGGGCCGACTCCCGGGATCTCGAGCAGGCCGGGCATGAGCTCGCCGACATGCGTGGCCAGCGCAGCCCGGTTGTCCTTGAGCGACTCGGTTGCTGACTCGACGGACTTGGCGAGGCGGCGTGCCTCGCTGCGGATCGTCGAGGTCGCGAGATCGTCACTGGCGCGGGTGCGCCATGCGGCGATCGTGCGGACCTGGGCGTCGCTCAGCGCCTTGCGTGCGTCCACGTTGAGACCGTGCGTCCGCACCAGGGCGTTGAGGGCGTTGCGGTCAGCGGTGCGCCGCGCGTCCATCGCCCGGCGGGCCACGAGCAGGACACGCAGCGCCGACCGCCGACCCTCGGCCCGCGGGGTGATCAGCTCGGCCTCGTCGCTGGCCAGCGCTGTGCGCGCCGCAGCACGAGCGTCGATCGGGTCCGACTTGCCGTGCACGGCCCGCTGCGCACGCTTGGGCGGCTTGACCTCGCACACCCGCTCCTCGCGGCGCGCGAGCTCGCGCGCCAGCCCAGCCCCGTAGGAGCCGGTGCACTCGATCGCGACGAGCCGGCGGCCCGGGGCGCGACGGGCGATCCAGTCCGCAGCCCGCGCCAGCCCGGCCGGGTGCGTCGGGAACTGCGCCTGGTCGACGACGGCGCCGGTCGCGGCTGCCAGGACCGCGTAGTCGTGGGTGGCGGCGTGGGTGTCCACGCCGATGACGTACTCGAACAGCTCGGCAACTTGGGCCACGAAGACTCCTGTGTGTTCTCCAGCATGGGCAGCGCCGAACCTGGAGGAGGTCTCGCGGCAGTTCTCTAACGAGTCACACGCGCAAGGCGCGGACGAGCTTCTATCAAGCCAGCAGGACCGGACAGGCCCGGCCCCGACCTCGCCCGGCGGACAAGTCGCAGGAAGAGCAGACGACCACAGGAAGTGACGCGCCGCCAGAAATACTTCGGGTCACGCCGAGCGAGGCCGGGCCAAGTCTGTCAGCCGACCCCAGGCCAGCTGGGATCATTAGAGAAATCCTTCGCCGCCGACCGCAGGATGTCCCGCTCGGTCACGAGCTTCTTGACCTCGGCGCGTTGTGCCGCCAGCTCGGCCTCGAGCCGCGCGATCCGCGCCGTGTCCGACTCGGGTGCCGCTCCCGCATCCGGCCCGGTGGCCGACGGCGTCTTGGCCCCGGTCCCGAACGTCTTGACCCAGACCCGCAGCGTCTCGCGTGAGACCCCCAGATCCGCCCCGATCCCCTGGATCGTCGCGCCCGGCGTCGACTCGTACAAGTCCACCGCCCGCCGCTTGAACTCCTCGTCGTAGAACTTCCCAGCCATCCTCAGATTCTCGCTTCCCCCGCCCCACGGCGGATTCAGCGTGTCCGAGAAACGGGGTCAGGGCCCATGGACCCGAGGACACCGGCGATCATGACGGCCAGGTCCGAACCGCCCAGCACGGTCGCCAGAGGATCGGACGCCTGACCGGGAGCTGCCGTGATCAGGATCCCGGCCAGCGCCGCGACCCCCACCATGACCAGCGCCAGCAGCCCGCAGGTCAACCACGTCCCGCGCAGCGAGCGCGCCTTGATCCACTCCGAGCGCACCACACGCGCGAACGTCTGCCGGTAGGCGGTGCCGGGCTCGCTGGTGCCGACCGGCGTCCTGTCCATCACTGCCACGGTCATCACGCCGCCTCCTTCGTCTCGATGCTGTCCTGCACGGCGCTGACCTGCGCGGACCCGGAGCCGTACTCCACGCTCCCGCGCGTCAACGCCCAGTACGCCGACTCCAGGCTGGCGCCCACCGGCGCCAGGTGATGCAGCCGCACCCCGGCCTGGGCGGCGATGTCACCGATCAGCCCCGCGTCCAGGCCACGGACCTGCACCAGCGCGTCGCCGCCCACCGCGACCGACCCGCCCGCCCGCGCCAGCAACGGCACGAGCACCGCCGCGTCAGGCGAACCCACCGACACCGCGCCCCCGGTCGAACGGGCGATGAACTCCTCGATCGGGCTGTCCGCCAAGATCCGGCCCTGCCCGATCACCAGCAGATGGTCCGCCACCAGCTCCATCTCGCTCATCAGGTGCGAGGACAGCAAGATCGTGCAGCCCTCCCCAGCGAGCTGCGTGAGCAGGTTCCGGATCCACTGGATCCCGTCGACGTCCAGACCGTTGACCGGCTCGTCCAGGATCAGCACCTGCGGCTCGGCCAGCAGCGCCGCAGCGATGCCCAGCCGCTGGCTCATGCCCAAAGAGAACAGCCCCACCCGGCGGTGCGCCACCTCCGACAGGCCGACGACCTCCAGCACCGCCTCCACCCGCCGCGGCCCCGCACCCACCGTCGCACCCAGCGCGAGCAGATGGTTGCGCGCCGACCGCGCGCCGTCGGCAGCCTTCGCGTCCAACAGCGCGCCCACCTCGGACAACGGCGCACTCGTCCGCTCGAACGGGCGGCCGTTGACCAACGCCCGCCCCGACGTCGGACGATCCAGCCCGAGAATCGCGCGCATCGTCGTCGACTTGCCCGCACCATTCGGCCCCAGGAACCCAGTCACCCTCCCCGGCTGGACGACAGCACTCACATGGTCCACGGCAACCTTCGAGCCGTACACCTTGGTCAACTCCTGCAACTCGATCATGAGGAATCCTTCGTTCGGTTCCCCCAAGGCTCCCCGGGTCGCCCCGGCTTGTCGTCGTCCCGACGAAGCGTCTTCAGTACTCCATCCAGAGCACATCCGACTCACCCGACCGACGATCCACGGCGACGGGCCGCCCAGACGTGCGCGCGTTCGCTCAACTGCCGGAGTAGCCCGACCCGGGCTCGACGTCTGCCATCAGCGCCAGCCGGTCGAGCCCCGCGCTCTTCATGCTGCGACTGGCACGACCGAACAGGTCAAATCGACCGCCCCAGGCGGCGACGCGCATCCCGAAGACCGCACGGTCTCGGTCCTCGGCGCCGCCACCGACCCCGCAACGACCAGGCGCCGGGCTACCGGCATCGCCGCCCACGAGACGCGCCCCGCCGTCGCGGTCCTCGCCCTCGGCGGGACCCCCAGCACCGGCACCATCGACGCCTGGATCGACGCGTCCATGTGATCGACGGCGGAACTCCAGCCACACCAGGCAGTGGCGCGGCTGCGCGACCCGCCACGACACGCTCGCCATCACCGACCGCGCCGCGACCGTCCTGCGGGCATGCATCCGCTTCTGAAGCGACTGGGAGACATGGCGGGCGCCGGGCTAGAGGCCACCGTGCGCTGGGCGTGGCTGCCTGCGCCGGCGGAAAGGAGCCGCGACAAGTGACGTGCCGAAGTGGCCAGTCTCTGGTCGCCTGCCTGGCGGTTCAGCCTCGCTGGAGGGCGCTGGTCGTGTCCGCGCGACGTGCACGCCGCGACCGGACGGCCACGCTCGCAGCGATCGGCAGGACCGACACGAGGACGACGATGACGGCGAGCAGATCGATGTGGTTGCGCACGAGGGGAAGCCCGCCGAGCAGCGTTCCCGCGAGAGTCAGCCCGCCGGCCCAAAGGATGCCGCCGAGGGCATTCCACCGCAGGAACCGCTGGTGGTGCAGCGCCCCGACGCCGGCGGTGAGGGGGACGTACGTGCGCACGACGGGCACGAACCGGCCAAGTACGAGCGCGGCCGGTCCGTAGCGGGTGAAGAAGCGCTCCGCATCCTCGAGCCGGGACGTGCGCAGGACCCGCGCGCCCGGGCGGAACAGGCGGCGCCCGAGGCGGCGCCCGATGGTGTAGCCGACCTGGTCGCCAGCGATCGCGGCCGCCGTCGCGACGGCGGCGATCGTCCAGGGCGAGAAACCGAGCCCGGGCGCGAGGATCGCGGCGGCGACCAGTAGAGAGTCCCCGGGAAGGAACGGGAAGAGCACGCCGGACTCGACGAACACGGTCAGAGCGACGCCGAGCAGCGCCCACGATCCGAACGAGTGGAGCAGGGCGGCGGGGTCGAGTGGTCCTGCGGCTGGCAGAAGCGTGGCAGCGAGCATCGGATGGGGTTCCCTTCGTCACCGCGATGGTCTCGGACGGCGTCCGAAGAAACGTCGAAGGATGC from Xylanimonas allomyrinae carries:
- a CDS encoding ATP-binding cassette domain-containing protein; translation: MIELQELTKVYGSKVAVDHVSAVVQPGRVTGFLGPNGAGKSTTMRAILGLDRPTSGRALVNGRPFERTSAPLSEVGALLDAKAADGARSARNHLLALGATVGAGPRRVEAVLEVVGLSEVAHRRVGLFSLGMSQRLGIAAALLAEPQVLILDEPVNGLDVDGIQWIRNLLTQLAGEGCTILLSSHLMSEMELVADHLLVIGQGRILADSPIEEFIARSTGGAVSVGSPDAAVLVPLLARAGGSVAVGGDALVQVRGLDAGLIGDIAAQAGVRLHHLAPVGASLESAYWALTRGSVEYGSGSAQVSAVQDSIETKEAA
- a CDS encoding DedA family protein yields the protein MLAATLLPAAGPLDPAALLHSFGSWALLGVALTVFVESGVLFPFLPGDSLLVAAAILAPGLGFSPWTIAAVATAAAIAGDQVGYTIGRRLGRRLFRPGARVLRTSRLEDAERFFTRYGPAALVLGRFVPVVRTYVPLTAGVGALHHQRFLRWNALGGILWAGGLTLAGTLLGGLPLVRNHIDLLAVIVVLVSVLPIAASVAVRSRRARRADTTSALQRG